CGTGAGGCCGGCCGCGTGGTCCTGCTGGATGCGCGGCGTCCCGTCGAAACCGTGCATGCGGAGATCGTCCAGACCGTGCGCCAGCGCCTGCTGGCCGCCAAGTCGGCGTGAGCCACATGGGCTTCCAGGACTTTTACGGCAACGCGGAAACGGTACGCACGCTGCGCGAGATGCTCGCCCGCAATCGCTTCCCGCACAGCATCATCCTTCACGGTCCGGCGGGCTCGGGGAAATACATGCTCGCCCAGATGCTGGCCAAGGCCATGAACTGCGAGCGCGCGCCGCAGGCCGGCGGCCTGCCTGATTTCTGCGGCCAGTGCTCCTCCTGCCGGCGCATCGGCCAAGCCGACGATTTCGACGCCCGCTTCGCCGAAGCGGTGGAGGCGCGTGAGGGCTTGCGCGAAGCCGATAAGCGCGAGGCCCGCCTTCTCTTGCAGACCCACCCCGATGTCACCATCGTCCCACCCGACCCGCCGCAGATGATGATCAAGGTGGACCAGGTGCGCCGCGTCACCGAGACCGTGTACTTCCGTCCAGCCGCGGGCAAGGAGCGCGTGTACGTCTTCACGTCCTCCGCCTTCATGCGCGAGGCCGCCAACGCCCTGCTCAAAGTCCTGGAAGAGCCGCCCGAATTCGCCACGCTCATCCTGCTGGCGGAGAATCCCGGCGAGTTGTTGCCGACGCTTCGGTCGCGCTGTTTTTCCGTGCGGCTGGCGCCCCTGTCGGTGGCTGAGTTGGAGACGTTCCTCAGCCGGGCGCAGCCCCAGTGGACGGGCAAGCAGCGAGCCCTGGTGGCGCGGCTCTCGGAAGGCGCGGTGGGCCGCGCCCGCACCTTCAACCTGGCTGCCTACGTGGAAGCCCGCAACGACGCCCTGGCCCTTCTGGCTTGCGCCCTCGAGAGCCACGACCATAGCGCGCTCTTCAAGGTGACGGACTCCTACCGTGGCGGCGCCGATGGGCGCGAGAAAACGGTCCAACTGGTTCGTACCCTCTATTCCCTGCTGGAGGACATGCTCTATCTCAAGTCGGGCACGCCGGATCTCGTACGCAACACCGATATCGCCGTGCGGCTGGAGCGCCTGGCGGCACCTGCGGATTTCCCCTGGCTCGAGGCAGCCGCCCAGGAGCTCGGCCAGGTGGAGGCCGGCATGCGGCGCAACCTGCTGCGCTCGCTTTCCCTCGACGCCTTCGCCACTGCCCTCGAGCGTGAGTAGGTCCCGCGTCGCGGCGATTGTCAGCCTCCGCCGCGCTGTGCTACGGTAGACGAAACTCCCGGAACCCGACCTTCCGCCTTCATTGCCGACTTGCAGCCCAGCGATAGCGGTGTCGTGTTCCAGGCCAGCCTCCGGCGACCGGTTCAGGCAGCCAATGCCGGTTCACCGGATTTGGAGCGTTCCATGAGCAAGGACCCAGTGGATCACACCGCGGCCCGCATCGCAGCCGAATCCGAGTTCGCCAATCGCAGGCTCATCCGCCCGCCGCTTGCCCGCCGGGACTTGCCCATCGTCCCGCGCCACGAGCGTCCCGCGGCGGCCGCGCGTTCCACTCCCGGGCCGCGCAAGGCGCCGCCCGAGCAGACCCACGCGGAGAATTTCTACTATCAGAAGCAGATGCAGACGCGCACGCCCATCGTCGTGGTGCTGCGTGACGGCGAGCGGCTGCAGGGCGTCATCGAGTGGTACGACAAGCGTTGCATCAAGCTGCATCGCGGCAATGGCCAGTCCAACCTGCTCATCTACAAGCCCGCCATCAAGTACCTGTACAAGCAGTCGGAAGGCCCGGAGAACAACGAGCCCAGGTAGTGCGGCTCACAACCGGGGCAGCATGATGCCGCTTTGTGCCTGGTACTTACCTTTCTTGTCCTTGTAGCTCACTTCGCAGACTTCGTCGGACTGGAAGAAAAGGATCTGGCACAGTCCCTCGTTGGCGTAGATCTTGGCGGGCAGCGGCGTGGTATTGGAGATCTCCAGCGTCACGAAGCCTTCCCATTCCGGCTCGAACGGGGTGACGTTCACGATGATGCCGCAGCGCGCGTAAGTGCTCTTGCCCACGCACACGGTCAGGATATCGCGCGGTATCTTGAAATACTCCACCGAGCGCGCCAGCGCGAATGAGTTGGGCGGGATGATGGCGCAATCGGCGCGCACCGTCACGAACGAGCGCTCGTCGAAATTCTTCGGATCGACCATCGTGCACATGACGTTGGTGAAGATCTTGAACTCGTCCGCCACGCGCAGATCGTAGCCGTAGGACGACAGGCCGTAAGACACCACCCCGTCGCGCACCTGCTTTTCGGCGAAGGGATTGATCATGTCCTGCTCCAGCGCCATCTTGCGGATCCAGCGGTCGCTCTTGATTGCCATTCGCTCTCCTGATCGCCCGGCCATCTTATGCGTGAAAACGGGCGTTGACAATGGCCGCTATCTCCTTTACTATCCGCGCCTTAGGACGACCGCTGTAGAAAACGATCAAGCGCACCTCTGGGGCGCCGGGGAGCCGCTCGTGATCAAACTCGACATCATCAACGAAGTCGTCGCCAAGACGGGCATCACCAAGACCAAGGCGGAACTGGCGGTGGAAACGGTCTTCGATGCCATGAAGAAGGCGCTGTCCAACAGCGAGCGCATCGAGCTGCGCGGCTTCGGGGTCTTCAGCGTCCGTCCGCGCAAGACCGGGATCGGGCGCAATCCGCGCACCGGCGCCGAAGTCAGCATCCCGCCGGGCAAGGCGGTGCGCTTCAAGCCCGGCAAGGAGCTGCAGTCCATCGATTGAGGCCCGGCGGCTGCCGTCCCTCCACGGACTGTTCGAATGTCTGAGCCGCTTCCGCCTACGATCTCACTCCCGGAACTCTTTCCCCGTGAGGTCATTGTCATTCCGCCGCCACGGCCCCGCCGCCGCGTCTGGCTGCACATCCTGCTCTTCCTCGCCACCGTCTTCACCACGCTGGTCGTGGGAGCGCGCCTGGAGTTCAATTTCCTTCACAACCGGCCGGCCTACTATGAGGAAGAAGACTTCTTCCCGGTTGCCTGGGCGCTGAGCGAGCCGTCGCGGCTGTTGCTGGGAACGCCTTTCTCGGTCACGCTGCTGCTCATCCTGCTGGCGCACGAGATGGGCCACTTCGCCTTCTGCGTGCGTAACGGCGTCTACGCCACGCTTCCCTTTTT
The window above is part of the Terriglobales bacterium genome. Proteins encoded here:
- a CDS encoding RNA chaperone Hfq, whose amino-acid sequence is MSKDPVDHTAARIAAESEFANRRLIRPPLARRDLPIVPRHERPAAAARSTPGPRKAPPEQTHAENFYYQKQMQTRTPIVVVLRDGERLQGVIEWYDKRCIKLHRGNGQSNLLIYKPAIKYLYKQSEGPENNEPR
- the dcd gene encoding dCTP deaminase encodes the protein MAIKSDRWIRKMALEQDMINPFAEKQVRDGVVSYGLSSYGYDLRVADEFKIFTNVMCTMVDPKNFDERSFVTVRADCAIIPPNSFALARSVEYFKIPRDILTVCVGKSTYARCGIIVNVTPFEPEWEGFVTLEISNTTPLPAKIYANEGLCQILFFQSDEVCEVSYKDKKGKYQAQSGIMLPRL
- a CDS encoding HU family DNA-binding protein, which gives rise to MIKLDIINEVVAKTGITKTKAELAVETVFDAMKKALSNSERIELRGFGVFSVRPRKTGIGRNPRTGAEVSIPPGKAVRFKPGKELQSID